The bacterium genome contains the following window.
ACACCATTCCGATCTGGTGGCGGCTCTGCGCAATCCCCTGCTGGTCCCCAAGCTTTTCCTTGATCCTCAGGCTGGCCTCATACTCCTTGAGCGCCCGATCCCAATCCCCTTTGAGCTGATACACGATCCCGATCTGGTGGCGGCTCGCCGCAATCCCCTGCTGGTCCCCAAACTTTTCCTCGATCTTCAGGCTGGCCTCGTATTCCTTGAGCGCCCGATCCCAATCCCCAAGTTGCCCATAAGCCATTGCGAGATGATGTCTCAGAATGGCTTCGTTCTTTGGGTCGCTGACGACAGCGACAGCGCGCTCCCAAAGCTCCACGCGGTCCCCCCACGCACCCAAGCGGTCCAGAACTTGAGCGAGAGCTTCATCGCCAACACTCGAATTCAGCAAGGAAACAAGAGTATTGCCCTCACCAGCCTCGGCGAGGTGGAATGCCATCTCAATGAGTGGCTGTACCTTCTCAATTCGCGTCGGCATCCGGTTGCCGAGTACCTTTGTTCCCTCCTTGCCCCAGAATGTGGCAGCGCGCCCATGGAGCTCTTTCAGCGTTTCCTCGCTTACATGCTTTGTGACCATCTTCCGCGCAAGGTCATGGTCGGGAGTCCAATCTTGGTTGCCGTCCACTTGTTTCGCCAATCCCCAACGGTGCAAAGCCTCTAATCCAAGCTGCACCTTCTTGCGGTCTAAGAAGCGCTCCAGTCGCTCGGCAGTGCGTCCCCGGCGGAAGATACAAATCGCCGTCAGAAGCTCCTGCAATTCCGGCCCGATGGCTTCCCACATGGCATAGAGCGGCTTCATGCTGTCCTCGATCCAGTCGGGCCGCTCGTCGAGTACGCTGGCTTGCCCTCCGTTCTCACGAATCAGCACGGCCAGAATCTCCAGCATCTTCGGATTGCCATCGAGCTTGTCCACCACTTGCTCGAGCGGGATCGTCTTCGGCTCACCTTCCACGCCCTCGGCCCTTAGCTTTTGCACGCCCGGATCGTCGGCAATTCCCTCAAGTTCCCACCTCAGCACGCGCTCGCGACTCGTCCCCAGCGCATCCGTCCCCGGCCAGCCGAGTGTCAGAAGCTGACACTCGGTTTGACTGATCCGCTCGAGGAGCAGCCGCGCGTCTTCATCGGCCGGTTCGGTCTTGTCATTCAGCAGCCGATGCAGATTGTCCACCACCAGCAGGCGCTTCCGCTTCGTCCACACCTCGACCATCGCTGCCACGATCTCGGAAAACGGCCGCGCCGGAACAATCTTGCCCGCAGAAGATCTGATAGAGCCGCTCGACGATCTTCAGCGCCGTCGCATCCGGCTGCAACTCGACACGTACATAGTCCAGATTGAGCTCGTGCACAACCTTCGCTACCAGCGCCGTCTTGCCGACACCACTCTGGCCGATGAGCTGAATGACGGGAGGGCGGCACGTCTTCAAATAGAGTCTGAGTAAGGTTTCATCGTCCCCGCGGCCAAAGAGCGTGACCGTCGCGGGAAATCGGTCACTCGGCGCCGTTAACGCATGAACCTGAGGGCGAAGCTCTCGTTGCGTGATAGTCTTTATCAGAATGAGGATAAGGTGCTCAATATGCTCGACCTTCTGCACGGTGAGGGCACCCTGCACATCAAACGTGCGCCGGGCATTCCTCATGAACAGCGCTGCGAACTTGACCATCTCCACGTCTACATCGAGGCCGCGTGTTTGCAGCAACTTGCCTGCATCGCTTCGCGCAAGAGACCACCGCTGTTGATCTCGGAAAACCTTCTCGTCGTTCTGCAGAAAGGCTTCCTGAAATGCCT
Protein-coding sequences here:
- a CDS encoding ATP-binding protein, with the protein product MAIIIDKVVSAILKRVWSKAQATETAVLLKRELGIRDLVPGSSFEDVYVCTLLDYCEESQQADEDMLAFLRDPEIRKAFQEAFLQNDEKVFRDQQRWSLARSDAGKLLQTRGLDVDVEMVKFAALFMRNARRTFDVQGALTVQKVEHIEHLILILIKTITQRELRPQVHALTAPSDRFPATVTLFGRGDDETLLRLYLKTCRPPVIQLIGQSGVGKTALVAKVVHELNLDYVRVELQPDATALKIVERLYQIFCGQDCSGAAVFRDRGSDGRGVDEAEAPAGGGQSASAAE
- a CDS encoding tetratricopeptide repeat protein; its protein translation is MAAMVEVWTKRKRLLVVDNLHRLLNDKTEPADEDARLLLERISQTECQLLTLGWPGTDALGTSRERVLRWELEGIADDPGVQKLRAEGVEGEPKTIPLEQVVDKLDGNPKMLEILAVLIRENGGQASVLDERPDWIEDSMKPLYAMWEAIGPELQELLTAICIFRRGRTAERLERFLDRKKVQLGLEALHRWGLAKQVDGNQDWTPDHDLARKMVTKHVSEETLKELHGRAATFWGKEGTKVLGNRMPTRIEKVQPLIEMAFHLAEAGEGNTLVSLLNSSVGDEALAQVLDRLGAWGDRVELWERAVAVVSDPKNEAILRHHLAMAYGQLGDWDRALKEYEASLKIEEKFGDQQGIAASRHQIGIVYQLKGDWDRALKEYEASLRIKEKLGDQQGIAQSRHQIGMV